The sequence GTATCTTTGCAAAAGGAACCATACAACCATTACAGGAATGGAAATAATAAGGGAAAATGCAGCAAATTGTGACCAAGGGGTGTTCCACTGACCCTGCATGTTATACAAAGTCATTGCAAGTGTAAAATTCTGCGGTTTAGTTAAAAACGTCCATGCTAACATCCACTCCATCCAACCATTCATAAACCCAAAAAGAAAAGTTACTGCAAGTGCTGGCACGGAAAGTGGTAGTATAACTTTCAAAAAAGCTTGGTTTCTATCACAGCCATCAACGAGTGCTGCTTCTTCTAATTCCTTTGGCACTGTGTCAAAGTATCCCTTTAAATTCCATATTGCAAAAGGAACAGAGCCAGATGCATAAGCGATTATCAAGCCAAAAAGAGAATTTCTTACATGTAAAAGAGTAAGGATTACAAACAGTGGTGCAAGTGTTGCAGTTGCAGGAAGCATCTGTGTTACAAGAAAAGAGATTAAACCAATATTTCTACCTGGAAAACTGAATCTTGAGAAGGCATAAGCAGCTGTTGCAGCAAGAGCCACTGATAAAAATGCAGTCCCTCCTGCAACAAAAAGGCTATTAAAAAGTAGTTGAACAAACGGCACAGGATATGCTTCGTATGGTTTTTGCAACACCTTCATATAAGCCGATAAAGACGCATTTTTAGGAATAAGTGTAAGTGTGGTGGGCTTCAAAACATTTATTGGATTAAGAGACATGGAAACAATCCATAAAACTGGGAATAATGCAATAATAATCCAAAAAATGATGTATGCGTGTAAGTATAAATGTTTTAACTTTTCTTTTATTTCTTTTTTCATAACTCTTACTCCGTTGCTCTTGTAATTCTGTTTGTAATAAGCGTGATAGCAAGTAAAATAAAGAACACAATTAATCCAAAGGCACTTGCAACACCATACAAGCCCCCAGGGTTAACAATTTTGTATGCTTGTGTTACAAGAATCTCTGTTGTTCCAAGAGGACCACCACCTGAAACAAGATAAATAACATTGAATTGATTGAAAGTCCAAACAATGCCAAGCATAATTGCAGGAAGCATAGCTGACCGAATCAATGGTAAGGTAATTTTGAAAAACTTACCTCTTTCATTAACGCCGTCGATTTCTGCTGCTTCAAAAATTTCGTGTGGGATACTTTGTAATGCTCCCGTTGCAACGACCATCATAAAAGGAAACCCAAGCCAAACATTAGTAATTAGATCCGCGTAGAATGCATAAGATAAAAACGGAAAGATTTTAATAGGGGCATTGGGATTTGTAAGCCAAGGTATTTTTACAGTCATATTGAGGATATTTGAAAGAATCTGATTTACAGCACCAAAATCTACATCAAACATATTTTTCCAAATTAGGGCACTGATATACGATGGAACTGCCCACGGAATTACAAGAAGAGTTCTATAAAATTTTTTTAAAGCTAACCTTGGAGTGTTAAGGGCAACTGCAAGACTAATACCAATCGTCACATGCAAAAATACATTGGAAAAAGTCCAAAAAACATCAAAAGCAAATATCCTCCAAAAATTAAAATTCTCAAGAGGCACTTTATTTGTAAAAATCTTTATAAAATTTCCTAAACCGACAAAATCTGGATGAGGATTTCGTAAATTCGTAATGTTAAAATTAGTAAAAGACATCCAAATCTGATATAAAATTGGAAAAGCAGTTATTAATGCCATTACAATAGCAGATGGAAGAATATAGTAATAAGCAAGCCTATGTCTCCTTAGTTTTTCCCACATACCAATGTCAGATTTATCAATCATCTTTGTCTCCATTTACAAAAAGGGGGCTATACACCCCCTTTTTAATTCTTTAAAACTTACTGACCTCTTGAAGCGTTAATCTTATCTTGAATTGTTGTTTCTGCAGTATTAATAGCATCCTGTGGCGTTGCTTTTGATGCTAATACTGAATCAATTGCTGTTTGCATTGGATCCCATACAGCACCCATTTCAGGAATAATTGGCATTGGAACTCCAGTTTTCATTTGTTCAAGGAAACCTCCAATAATAGGATCTGATGAGGTATCTACTTTAACATTTGATGGAATAT is a genomic window of Caldisericaceae bacterium containing:
- a CDS encoding sugar ABC transporter permease — translated: MIDKSDIGMWEKLRRHRLAYYYILPSAIVMALITAFPILYQIWMSFTNFNITNLRNPHPDFVGLGNFIKIFTNKVPLENFNFWRIFAFDVFWTFSNVFLHVTIGISLAVALNTPRLALKKFYRTLLVIPWAVPSYISALIWKNMFDVDFGAVNQILSNILNMTVKIPWLTNPNAPIKIFPFLSYAFYADLITNVWLGFPFMMVVATGALQSIPHEIFEAAEIDGVNERGKFFKITLPLIRSAMLPAIMLGIVWTFNQFNVIYLVSGGGPLGTTEILVTQAYKIVNPGGLYGVASAFGLIVFFILLAITLITNRITRATE
- a CDS encoding sugar ABC transporter permease, whose protein sequence is MKKEIKEKLKHLYLHAYIIFWIIIALFPVLWIVSMSLNPINVLKPTTLTLIPKNASLSAYMKVLQKPYEAYPVPFVQLLFNSLFVAGGTAFLSVALAATAAYAFSRFSFPGRNIGLISFLVTQMLPATATLAPLFVILTLLHVRNSLFGLIIAYASGSVPFAIWNLKGYFDTVPKELEEAALVDGCDRNQAFLKVILPLSVPALAVTFLFGFMNGWMEWMLAWTFLTKPQNFTLAMTLYNMQGQWNTPWSQFAAFSLIISIPVMVVWFLLQRYIVSGLTLGAVKG